Proteins encoded by one window of Streptomyces sp. NBC_01571:
- a CDS encoding ADP-ribosylglycohydrolase family protein: MTTIPTLAKHAATGSLLGLALGDALGFPTEFNDIPSILVKCGPWREMALPRPAIVTDDTQMTLALGRGLRTAMDRGLLGPLRMERPVREEFVDWYQSPENNRAPGRTCLVACNLLKDESRPWQDASQIGSKGCGANMRVAPVGLVPGLSDEQRAGAAQLQAALTHGHPTALAASDLTAHAVRLLVQGAEPADLVGLLRAYAEENRGHYHARWLGDLWTRSQDPTPEHFIQRGWDDCLGALDRLRDALRAPSPETDPCLATGEGWIAEEALTTGLLCFLLFVDEPVTALRRAACTSGDSDSIACLTGAFAGAHHGSDIWPTEWADRIEYQSDLMSLGALWDA, from the coding sequence ATGACCACCATCCCGACGCTCGCGAAGCACGCCGCCACCGGGTCCCTGCTGGGCCTCGCCCTCGGCGACGCGCTGGGCTTCCCGACCGAGTTCAACGACATACCGTCGATCCTCGTCAAGTGCGGCCCCTGGCGGGAGATGGCACTGCCCAGGCCCGCGATCGTCACCGACGACACCCAGATGACGCTGGCGCTGGGGCGGGGCCTGCGCACGGCCATGGACCGCGGCCTGCTCGGACCGCTGCGGATGGAACGGCCGGTGCGCGAGGAGTTCGTGGACTGGTACCAGTCGCCGGAGAACAACCGCGCGCCCGGCCGCACCTGCCTCGTCGCCTGCAACCTCCTGAAGGACGAGAGCCGCCCCTGGCAGGACGCCAGCCAGATCGGTTCCAAAGGATGCGGCGCCAACATGCGGGTGGCTCCCGTGGGTCTCGTTCCGGGGCTGAGCGACGAACAGCGGGCGGGCGCGGCGCAGTTGCAGGCGGCGCTCACCCACGGCCATCCCACCGCGCTCGCCGCCTCCGACCTCACCGCCCACGCCGTCCGGCTCCTCGTGCAGGGTGCCGAGCCCGCGGACTTGGTCGGGCTGCTGCGCGCGTACGCCGAGGAGAACCGCGGGCACTACCACGCCCGGTGGCTCGGCGATCTGTGGACCCGCAGCCAGGACCCCACGCCGGAGCACTTCATCCAGCGCGGCTGGGACGACTGCCTGGGCGCGCTGGACCGGCTCCGGGACGCCCTGCGCGCGCCCTCGCCCGAGACCGACCCCTGCCTGGCCACCGGGGAGGGCTGGATCGCCGAGGAGGCGCTCACCACCGGCCTGCTCTGCTTCCTGCTCTTCGTCGACGAGCCCGTCACCGCGCTGCGCCGGGCGGCCTGCACCTCCGGCGACTCCGACTCCATCGCCTGTCTGACGGGCGCGTTCGCGGGTGCCCACCACGGCTCGGACATCTGGCCGACCGAGTGGGCCGACCGCATCGAATACCAGAGCGACCTCATGTCGCTGGGAGCGCTCTGGGATGCTTGA
- a CDS encoding NUDIX domain-containing protein produces the protein MHVRQGRSSGGSAPEGYDKYAFEPFAVTVDLAVLTIRSDALEVLLVERGQEPYAGHWALPGGFVLPAESAETAARRELAEETGLSDDSRLHLEQLRTYSDPGRDPRMRVVSVAFAALLPDPPEPHGGGDAAQARWQPYGTSGPLAFDHDRILADAHERVGAKLEYTCLATSFCPPEFTLGELQRVYETVWGTALDRPNFRRKVLATPGFVEPIPGAARLTGGRGKPAALYRAGGATALHPPLLRPPSEGRP, from the coding sequence GTGCACGTGCGGCAGGGCCGCTCGTCCGGCGGCAGCGCGCCCGAGGGCTACGACAAGTACGCGTTCGAACCCTTCGCGGTGACCGTGGACCTGGCCGTCCTGACGATCCGTTCCGACGCGCTCGAGGTGCTGCTGGTCGAGCGGGGGCAGGAGCCGTACGCGGGCCACTGGGCACTGCCCGGCGGATTCGTGCTGCCGGCCGAGTCCGCGGAGACGGCCGCCCGGCGCGAGCTCGCCGAGGAGACCGGCCTGTCGGACGACTCGCGGCTGCACCTGGAGCAGCTGCGGACCTACAGCGACCCCGGCCGCGACCCGAGAATGCGCGTCGTCTCCGTCGCGTTCGCCGCGCTGCTCCCCGACCCTCCGGAGCCGCACGGCGGCGGTGACGCGGCGCAGGCCCGGTGGCAGCCGTACGGCACGTCCGGTCCGCTCGCCTTCGACCACGACCGCATCCTCGCCGACGCCCACGAACGCGTCGGCGCCAAGCTCGAGTACACCTGTCTCGCCACCTCCTTCTGCCCGCCCGAGTTCACCCTCGGGGAGCTGCAGCGGGTCTACGAGACGGTGTGGGGCACCGCGCTCGACCGGCCCAACTTCCGGCGCAAGGTCCTCGCCACGCCGGGCTTCGTCGAACCGATTCCCGGGGCCGCTCGCCTCACCGGAGGCCGCGGCAAACCCGCCGCGCTCTACCGCGCGGGCGGCGCCACCGCCCTGCACCCGCCCCTGCTGCGCCCCCCTTCGGAAGGACGGCCCTGA
- a CDS encoding pseudouridine synthase, producing the protein MRSSGSGSGSGSGRNSGGRGNYRGDGGGAGRPKAGAGRDDKPKRESKPRPEERRYDVGPGASKEGPKSGRGNAARGGAKGGPKQGQQRGGRTEPARSREYETRAEERNRDRYAGKPDVKVPKTFPGAEQEGERLQKVLARAGYGSRRACEELVEQARVEVNGEIVMEQGLRVDPEKDEIRVDGLTVATQSYQFFSLNKPAGVVSTMEDTEGRQCLGDYVTNRETRLFHVGRLDTETEGVILLTNHGELAHRLTHPKYGVKKVYLAHIVGPIPRDLGKRLKDGIQLEDGYAKADHFRVVEQTGKNYLVEVTLHEGRKHIVRRMLAEAGFPVDKLVRVAFGPITLGDQKSGWLRRLSNTEVGMLMNEVDL; encoded by the coding sequence ATGCGAAGCAGCGGCAGCGGTAGCGGTAGCGGTAGCGGTAGGAACAGCGGCGGGCGCGGCAACTACCGCGGAGACGGCGGGGGCGCCGGACGGCCGAAGGCCGGGGCAGGGCGCGACGACAAGCCGAAGCGCGAGAGCAAGCCCCGTCCCGAGGAGCGCCGCTACGACGTGGGTCCCGGCGCCTCCAAGGAGGGCCCGAAGTCCGGGCGCGGCAACGCGGCCCGCGGCGGCGCCAAGGGCGGCCCGAAGCAGGGCCAGCAGCGCGGCGGCCGTACGGAGCCCGCGCGCTCCCGTGAGTACGAGACGCGGGCCGAGGAGCGCAACCGGGACCGGTACGCGGGCAAGCCCGACGTCAAGGTGCCCAAGACCTTCCCGGGCGCCGAGCAGGAGGGCGAGCGTCTGCAGAAGGTGCTGGCGCGCGCGGGCTACGGCTCCCGGCGTGCCTGTGAGGAGCTCGTCGAGCAGGCCCGGGTCGAGGTCAACGGCGAGATCGTCATGGAACAGGGGCTGCGCGTCGACCCCGAGAAGGACGAGATCCGCGTCGACGGTCTGACCGTCGCCACGCAGTCGTACCAGTTCTTCTCGCTGAACAAGCCCGCCGGTGTCGTCTCCACCATGGAGGACACCGAGGGCCGGCAGTGCCTCGGGGACTACGTGACGAACCGCGAGACGCGGCTCTTCCACGTCGGGCGGCTCGACACCGAGACCGAGGGCGTCATCCTGCTCACCAACCACGGCGAGCTGGCGCACCGGCTGACCCACCCGAAGTACGGCGTGAAGAAGGTCTACCTCGCGCACATCGTGGGCCCGATCCCTCGTGACCTGGGCAAGCGGCTCAAGGACGGCATCCAGCTGGAGGACGGGTACGCGAAGGCGGACCACTTCCGTGTCGTCGAGCAGACCGGCAAGAACTACCTGGTCGAGGTGACCCTCCACGAGGGCCGCAAGCACATCGTGCGCCGCATGCTCGCCGAGGCCGGCTTCCCGGTGGACAAGCTCGTACGCGTCGCCTTCGGCCCGATCACCCTCGGCGACCAGAAGTCGGGCTGGCTGCGCCGACTGTCGAACACCGAGGTCGGCATGCTCATGAACGAGGTCGACCTCTAG
- the scpB gene encoding SMC-Scp complex subunit ScpB codes for MSEQTSGIPAGRDTVADLDLRPALEAVLMVVDEPATEEHLAKILERPKRQVRDALRELADEYTVQGRGFELRLIAGGWRFYSRPAYAAAVERFVLDGQQARLTQAALETLAVVAYRQPVSRSRVSAVRGVNCDGVMRTLLQRGLVEEAGTEPETGAILYTTTNYFLERMGLRGLDELPELAPFLPEADAIEAETQEGVPSFDPDAPDAPGTDDDADDQTEL; via the coding sequence GTGAGCGAGCAGACCAGCGGGATCCCGGCGGGCCGGGACACCGTCGCCGACCTCGATCTCCGGCCCGCCCTGGAGGCCGTCCTCATGGTCGTGGACGAACCCGCGACCGAGGAGCACCTCGCGAAGATCCTGGAGCGGCCGAAGCGACAGGTCAGGGACGCGCTGCGGGAGCTGGCCGACGAGTACACCGTCCAGGGCCGGGGCTTCGAGCTGCGGCTCATCGCCGGCGGCTGGCGCTTCTACTCGCGGCCCGCGTACGCGGCGGCCGTGGAACGCTTCGTCCTGGACGGCCAGCAGGCCCGGCTCACCCAGGCCGCGCTGGAGACCCTGGCGGTCGTCGCGTACCGCCAGCCGGTCAGCCGTTCCAGGGTCTCGGCGGTCCGCGGAGTGAACTGTGACGGGGTGATGCGCACCCTCCTGCAGCGCGGTCTGGTCGAGGAGGCGGGCACGGAACCCGAAACAGGTGCGATCCTGTACACGACGACGAACTACTTCCTGGAGCGAATGGGCCTGCGCGGTCTGGACGAGCTCCCGGAGCTCGCACCCTTCCTTCCGGAAGCGGACGCGATCGAGGCCGAGACGCAGGAAGGCGTTCCGTCGTTCGACCCGGATGCTCCTGACGCTCCGGGGACAGACGACGACGCAGACGACCAGACGGAACTTTGA
- a CDS encoding ScpA family protein, which yields MTSNDAPVPAAGSAGRRRVLGRGPGAGPAPAAPPAAPPAGEPADEAAEESAEPAIPAEPEPTTGPTARPDPGSSPARDSPPAPDSPEAGAGAEISVTSGTSAEHGTPGGPERPAGTRFAADPEAVTAADSGILAEAEAEAEAEAEAEAEAEAGDGDGVFKVRLANFEGPFDLLLQLISKHKMDVTEVALSRVTDEFMAHIRGMGPDWDLDQTTEFLVVAATLLDLKAARLLPAAEVEDEADLALLEARDLLFARLLQYRAYKRIADIFNARLDEEARRYPRTVGLEPHHAELLPEVVISIGAEGFARLAVKAMQPRPKPQVYVDHIHAPLVSVREQAEIVVALLRERGEASFRDLVADTADTLTVVARFLALLELYREKAVALDQEEALGDLVVRWTGGDSAEEPRVTDEFDRPPETAKEDARKEKA from the coding sequence ATGACCTCGAACGACGCCCCCGTCCCCGCCGCCGGCTCCGCCGGTCGCCGACGTGTGCTCGGCCGAGGACCGGGGGCCGGTCCGGCTCCCGCCGCACCGCCGGCCGCACCGCCCGCCGGGGAACCGGCCGACGAAGCCGCCGAGGAGTCCGCCGAGCCGGCGATTCCCGCGGAGCCCGAACCAACGACCGGTCCGACGGCGCGTCCCGACCCCGGGTCCTCTCCCGCTCGGGACTCTCCTCCCGCTCCCGACAGCCCGGAAGCCGGAGCCGGAGCCGAGATCTCGGTCACATCCGGGACGTCCGCCGAGCACGGAACCCCCGGCGGGCCGGAGCGCCCCGCCGGGACGCGGTTCGCCGCGGACCCGGAAGCCGTCACCGCCGCCGATTCGGGGATTCTCGCCGAAGCCGAAGCCGAAGCCGAAGCCGAAGCCGAAGCCGAAGCCGAAGCCGAAGCCGGTGACGGTGACGGGGTCTTCAAAGTGCGGTTGGCCAACTTCGAGGGGCCTTTCGACCTGCTGCTGCAGTTGATCTCGAAGCACAAGATGGACGTCACGGAAGTGGCGCTGTCGCGGGTGACCGACGAGTTCATGGCGCACATCAGGGGGATGGGGCCGGACTGGGACCTTGACCAGACGACCGAGTTCCTGGTCGTCGCGGCGACCCTGCTCGACCTCAAGGCCGCGCGGCTGCTGCCTGCCGCCGAGGTCGAGGACGAGGCCGACCTGGCCCTGCTGGAGGCCCGGGACCTCCTGTTCGCCCGGCTGCTGCAGTACCGCGCGTACAAACGGATCGCGGACATCTTCAACGCCCGCCTCGACGAGGAGGCCCGCCGTTATCCCCGTACCGTCGGTCTCGAACCCCACCACGCCGAACTGCTGCCCGAGGTCGTCATCAGCATCGGGGCGGAGGGATTCGCCCGGCTCGCCGTGAAGGCGATGCAGCCCAGGCCCAAGCCGCAGGTGTACGTCGACCACATCCATGCTCCGCTGGTCAGCGTGCGGGAACAGGCGGAGATCGTGGTGGCGCTCCTGCGCGAACGCGGGGAAGCCAGCTTCCGTGACCTCGTCGCGGACACCGCCGACACCCTCACCGTCGTGGCCCGTTTCCTGGCCCTGCTCGAGCTCTACCGGGAGAAGGCGGTCGCCCTCGACCAGGAGGAGGCGCTGGGGGACCTGGTGGTGCGCTGGACGGGTGGGGACAGCGCCGAGGAGCCCAGGGTGACGGACGAGTTCGACCGGCCGCCCGAGACGGCGAAGGAAGACGCCAGGAAGGAGAAGGCGTGA
- a CDS encoding ParA family protein, whose amino-acid sequence MPTRGHGPTGLEAVGSVAVRTFAAHQSPRMTQTAHPSMDGHHVNAMAGNGSGENRTHFADYDELPEGHFYDPDAEYEPDPEYAATLAPDAARQRRERVGPTGRPLPYFPIPGPLTDHGPAKIIAMCNQKGGVGKTTSTINLGAALAEYGRRVLLVDFDPQGALSVGLGVNPMELDLTVYNLLMERGMAADEVLLKTAVPNMDLLPSNIDLSAAEVQLVSEVARESTLQRALKPLMADYDYIVIDCQPSLGLLTVNALTAAHKVIVPLECEFFALRGVALLTETIEKVQERLNPELELDGILATMYDSRTVHSREVLARVVEAFDDHVYHTVIGRTVRFPETTVAGEPITTYASNSVGAAAYRQLAREVLARCHAE is encoded by the coding sequence ATGCCGACGCGGGGCCACGGCCCCACGGGGCTCGAGGCTGTCGGCTCCGTCGCTGTCCGAACCTTCGCAGCCCATCAGAGTCCCCGGATGACTCAGACTGCACACCCGAGCATGGATGGCCATCACGTGAACGCCATGGCCGGCAACGGAAGTGGCGAGAACCGCACCCACTTCGCCGACTACGACGAACTGCCCGAGGGGCACTTCTACGACCCCGATGCCGAGTACGAGCCCGATCCGGAGTACGCGGCCACGCTCGCGCCCGACGCGGCCCGCCAGCGCCGTGAGCGCGTCGGCCCGACCGGACGCCCGCTGCCGTACTTCCCGATCCCTGGCCCGCTGACCGACCACGGCCCCGCGAAGATCATCGCGATGTGCAACCAGAAGGGCGGCGTCGGCAAGACGACGTCGACCATCAACCTGGGTGCCGCGCTCGCGGAGTACGGACGCCGGGTCCTGCTCGTCGACTTCGACCCGCAGGGCGCGCTCTCGGTCGGTCTCGGCGTCAACCCGATGGAGCTCGACCTCACCGTCTACAACCTGCTCATGGAGCGGGGCATGGCGGCCGACGAGGTGCTCCTGAAGACGGCGGTCCCGAACATGGACCTGCTGCCCAGCAACATCGACCTGTCCGCCGCCGAGGTGCAGCTGGTCTCCGAGGTCGCGCGCGAGTCCACGCTGCAGCGCGCCCTGAAGCCGCTGATGGCCGACTACGACTACATCGTGATCGACTGTCAGCCCTCGCTGGGCCTGCTCACCGTCAACGCCCTGACGGCGGCGCACAAGGTGATCGTGCCGCTCGAGTGCGAGTTCTTCGCGCTGCGTGGTGTCGCGCTGCTCACCGAGACCATCGAGAAGGTCCAGGAGCGGCTCAACCCCGAGCTGGAGCTCGACGGCATCCTCGCGACCATGTACGACTCCCGTACGGTGCACAGCCGTGAGGTGCTCGCGCGAGTGGTCGAGGCCTTCGACGATCACGTCTACCACACCGTGATCGGCCGGACCGTCCGCTTCCCGGAGACCACCGTCGCCGGTGAGCCGATCACCACGTACGCCTCCAACTCCGTCGGTGCCGCCGCCTATCGCCAGCTCGCCAGGGAGGTGCTCGCCCGGTGTCACGCCGAGTGA
- the ald gene encoding alanine dehydrogenase → MIDVKVGIPREVKNNEFRVAITPAGVHELVRHGHQVFVEQNAGVGSSITDVEYVSAGAQILATADEVWATADLLLKVKEPIAEEYHRLRKDQTLFTYLHLAASKECTDALLESGTTAIAYETVELPNRALPLLAPMSEVAGRLAPQVGAYQLMRANGGRGVLPGGVPGVLPAKAVVIGGGVSGWNAAQIAIGMGFQVTLLDRDINKLKEADKIFGTKIQTVVSNAFELEKACLEADLVIGAVLIPGAKAPKLVTNELVSRMKPGSVLVDIAIDQGGCFEDSRPTTHAEPTFPVHNSVFYCVANMPGAVPNTSTYALTNATLPYIVELANRGWAEALRRDPALAKGLNTHEGKVVYREVAEAHGLEHVALESLLG, encoded by the coding sequence GTGATCGACGTGAAGGTCGGTATCCCCCGCGAGGTCAAGAACAACGAGTTCCGGGTGGCCATCACCCCGGCCGGCGTCCACGAGCTGGTGCGCCACGGCCACCAGGTCTTCGTCGAGCAGAACGCCGGTGTCGGCTCCTCGATCACGGACGTCGAGTACGTCTCCGCCGGTGCGCAGATCCTCGCCACCGCCGACGAGGTGTGGGCCACGGCCGACCTGCTGCTGAAGGTCAAGGAGCCCATCGCGGAGGAGTACCACCGCCTCCGCAAGGACCAGACGCTCTTCACCTACCTCCACCTGGCCGCCTCCAAGGAGTGCACGGACGCGCTCCTGGAGTCCGGCACCACGGCCATCGCGTACGAAACGGTCGAGCTGCCCAACCGCGCCCTGCCCCTGCTCGCCCCGATGTCCGAGGTCGCGGGCCGGCTCGCCCCGCAGGTCGGCGCCTACCAGCTGATGCGCGCCAACGGGGGCCGCGGGGTGCTGCCGGGCGGCGTTCCCGGCGTGCTGCCCGCCAAGGCCGTCGTCATCGGCGGCGGCGTCTCCGGCTGGAACGCCGCGCAGATCGCCATCGGCATGGGCTTCCAGGTGACCCTGCTCGACCGCGACATCAACAAGCTCAAGGAGGCGGACAAGATCTTCGGCACGAAGATCCAGACCGTCGTCTCCAACGCCTTCGAGCTGGAGAAGGCCTGCCTCGAGGCCGACCTCGTCATCGGCGCCGTCCTGATCCCGGGTGCCAAGGCCCCCAAGCTGGTCACCAACGAACTCGTGTCGCGGATGAAGCCGGGAAGTGTCCTTGTCGACATCGCGATCGACCAGGGCGGCTGTTTCGAGGACTCGCGTCCGACCACGCACGCCGAGCCGACCTTCCCGGTCCACAACTCGGTCTTCTACTGCGTCGCCAACATGCCCGGCGCCGTGCCGAACACCTCGACGTACGCGCTGACCAACGCGACGCTGCCGTACATCGTGGAGCTCGCCAACCGCGGCTGGGCCGAGGCCCTGCGCCGCGACCCCGCGCTGGCCAAGGGCCTCAACACGCATGAGGGCAAGGTCGTTTACCGCGAGGTCGCCGAGGCGCACGGTCTGGAGCACGTGGCGCTGGAGTCCCTGCTCGGCTGA
- a CDS encoding tetratricopeptide repeat protein — translation MTDQAVDTDGAKVSSAGQRPAAGSAPTKGQFLGRTRELKELRADIERAGLDTLAGRKAPRARVLLIAGKPGSGRTALAEELVRQVAESYPDAVLRARLAEPDGTPVPTERTARDLLTALELPAPPGAGAEDLSAAVRDALATRRAVLLLDDAADAEQVDVLLPDTPECLVVAVSGGPLTGIADVRPCTLGGLDTKSALELLERFAGSVRITVDPLAAEGLVEECAGQPSALVLAGGWLAARPTSAVADLAKQLRADGEEGSPSARIFRLTYAGLPAAAARTLRLLSLAPAGLVDPHTASALAGCSVDAARSTLDDFAALGLLRPVESPLPQYEVPGFLLPLLRALTESEDRPAELQLARARMLERTVRLLVSCRAITETDSSPAREKLAGMPRALRFPNPRAAEDWLRIRQPALLAAARLAVADGELDTLARRLMAALVRALVVHFGTRAAAPELYGIHRLVLDVAERRRLPRERAAALLNLADLDERTGRTAAALARYRAALDAAREANDPYATGRAMESVGGAHLELGDFDRAADWYGRALAQRLARDERLDAARLYGRIATAHTYAGRYGEALRNWRAAVTGHRRNGDVAAQARALSELARVQEYAGRPEESLRTCQDAVEWARRAEDLRLQAALQLRLADTLDRLGDPAAARLHRGAAERMLGDELPEGAMAMEQGANACEIRSTSAED, via the coding sequence GTGACAGATCAGGCGGTGGACACGGACGGCGCGAAAGTGTCGTCGGCAGGGCAGCGACCGGCTGCCGGGTCCGCTCCTACCAAGGGTCAGTTCCTCGGCCGTACAAGAGAGTTGAAGGAACTCCGGGCCGACATCGAACGCGCCGGACTGGACACCCTCGCGGGCCGCAAAGCCCCTCGCGCACGGGTTCTGCTGATCGCCGGCAAGCCCGGCTCGGGCCGCACCGCGCTCGCCGAGGAACTCGTCCGGCAGGTCGCCGAGAGTTACCCGGACGCGGTGCTGCGGGCCCGGCTCGCCGAACCCGACGGCACCCCGGTGCCCACCGAGCGCACCGCGCGGGACCTTCTCACGGCCCTGGAACTGCCCGCGCCGCCCGGGGCCGGCGCCGAGGACCTGAGCGCGGCGGTGCGCGACGCCCTCGCCACCCGCCGCGCCGTGCTCCTGCTCGACGACGCGGCCGACGCCGAGCAGGTCGACGTCCTGCTGCCCGACACCCCCGAGTGCCTGGTGGTCGCCGTCTCCGGAGGGCCGCTGACCGGCATCGCGGACGTCCGCCCCTGCACCCTGGGCGGCCTCGACACCAAGTCCGCGCTGGAACTCCTGGAGCGCTTCGCGGGCTCGGTCCGCATCACCGTCGACCCGCTCGCCGCCGAGGGGCTGGTCGAGGAGTGCGCGGGCCAGCCCAGCGCCCTGGTGCTGGCGGGCGGCTGGCTCGCGGCCCGCCCCACCTCGGCCGTCGCCGACCTCGCCAAGCAGCTGCGCGCGGACGGCGAGGAGGGCTCGCCGTCCGCGCGGATCTTCCGGCTCACGTACGCCGGGCTGCCCGCCGCCGCCGCGCGGACCCTGCGACTGCTCTCGCTCGCGCCGGCCGGGCTCGTCGACCCGCACACCGCGTCCGCGCTCGCCGGCTGCTCGGTCGACGCCGCCCGCAGCACGCTGGACGACTTCGCCGCGCTCGGGCTCCTGCGGCCCGTCGAGTCGCCGCTGCCGCAGTACGAGGTCCCCGGCTTCCTGCTGCCGCTGCTGCGCGCCCTCACCGAGAGCGAGGACCGCCCGGCCGAGCTGCAGCTGGCCCGCGCCCGGATGCTGGAGCGGACCGTGCGGCTGCTGGTGTCCTGCCGCGCGATCACCGAGACCGACAGCTCGCCGGCCCGCGAGAAGCTCGCCGGAATGCCCCGCGCGCTGCGCTTCCCGAACCCCAGGGCGGCCGAGGACTGGCTGCGCATCCGGCAGCCCGCGCTGCTGGCCGCCGCCCGGCTCGCGGTCGCCGACGGCGAGCTGGACACCCTGGCCCGCCGCCTGATGGCCGCGCTGGTGCGGGCGCTGGTGGTCCACTTCGGCACCCGGGCCGCGGCCCCCGAGCTCTACGGCATCCACCGGCTCGTCCTCGACGTCGCCGAGCGCCGCAGGCTGCCACGGGAGCGGGCCGCGGCCCTGCTGAACCTGGCCGACCTGGACGAACGCACCGGCCGCACGGCGGCGGCCCTGGCCCGCTACCGGGCCGCGCTCGACGCCGCGCGCGAGGCGAACGACCCGTACGCGACCGGCCGGGCGATGGAATCCGTAGGCGGCGCCCACCTGGAGCTCGGGGACTTCGACCGGGCCGCCGACTGGTACGGCCGGGCGCTCGCCCAGCGCCTGGCACGCGACGAGCGGCTGGACGCCGCCCGGCTCTACGGCCGGATCGCCACCGCGCACACCTACGCGGGCCGCTACGGCGAGGCGCTGCGCAACTGGCGCGCCGCCGTCACCGGACACCGCAGGAACGGCGATGTGGCGGCCCAGGCACGGGCGTTGAGCGAGCTGGCGCGGGTGCAGGAGTACGCGGGGCGGCCGGAGGAGTCGCTGCGCACCTGCCAGGACGCCGTCGAGTGGGCCCGCCGCGCGGAGGACCTGCGGCTGCAGGCCGCGCTGCAGCTCAGGCTCGCCGACACCCTGGACCGGCTCGGCGACCCCGCCGCGGCCCGGCTGCACCGCGGCGCGGCCGAGCGCATGCTGGGTGATGAGCTACCGGAGGGCGCGATGGCCATGGAACAGGGCGCTAACGCCTGCGAAATCCGCAGTACATCCGCAGAAGATTGA
- a CDS encoding NUDIX hydrolase, giving the protein MTIKDTAEEWEVRATATPFVGNKTSVRTDDVVMPDGSVARRDYQVHPGSVAVVALDEQDRVLVLRQYRHPVRQKLWEIPAGLLDVPGENPLHAAQRELYEEAHVKAENWRVLTDVYTTPGGCSEAVRVFLARDLSEAVGERFEVEDEEADMELARVPVDELVRGVLDGDLHNNCLVVGVLSLLAARAGDGLDALRPAEAPWPARPFEA; this is encoded by the coding sequence ATGACGATCAAGGACACCGCCGAGGAGTGGGAGGTCAGGGCCACCGCGACCCCCTTCGTCGGCAACAAGACCTCCGTCCGTACCGACGACGTGGTCATGCCCGACGGGTCGGTCGCCCGGCGCGACTACCAGGTCCATCCCGGTTCCGTCGCCGTCGTCGCCCTCGACGAGCAGGACAGGGTGCTGGTGCTGCGCCAGTACCGCCACCCCGTGCGCCAGAAGCTCTGGGAGATCCCGGCCGGCCTGCTCGACGTCCCCGGCGAGAACCCGCTGCACGCCGCCCAGCGCGAGCTGTACGAGGAGGCGCACGTCAAGGCCGAGAACTGGCGCGTGCTGACCGACGTGTACACCACCCCCGGCGGCTGTTCCGAGGCCGTGCGCGTCTTCCTCGCCCGGGACCTCTCCGAGGCGGTGGGGGAGCGCTTCGAGGTCGAGGACGAGGAGGCCGACATGGAGCTGGCGCGGGTCCCCGTCGACGAACTCGTCCGCGGGGTCCTCGACGGCGACCTGCACAACAACTGCCTCGTGGTCGGCGTCCTCTCCCTGCTCGCCGCGCGCGCCGGGGACGGACTCGACGCGCTGCGTCCGGCCGAGGCGCCCTGGCCGGCGCGTCCCTTCGAGGCCTGA